The Medicago truncatula cultivar Jemalong A17 chromosome 4, MtrunA17r5.0-ANR, whole genome shotgun sequence genome includes a region encoding these proteins:
- the LOC25492960 gene encoding anaphase-promoting complex subunit 2 isoform X1 produces MEDSHSSLFNIGILDTLSEDQLHEILESYTLFCNATQSLLGGAGDLSYGAEFVSHVHTLCKHGLESLVRDHFLKVLEETFERNGSSRFWRHFVPYADFVSLNKNGDVNIDEDEIESVLCNALEEISLEKQYQEKCLLILVHALQSFKDQTSEERHNFEAERNYLTSKYQWTVSSVLMATLPRVFPAILHWYFKRRLEELSTVMDGEFTDDVSQNKDDMDLDEKGKICKDGEMDVDECYSDRRFSENSKLVKNIGKVVLDLRSLGFTSMAEDAYASAIFLLLKAKVYDVAGDDFRSSVLQSIQSWIQAVPLQFLHALLVYLGDSVSYESTSSGLKSPLAPKSSSCCPGIDTPSESLVRWKLRLEYFAYETLQDLRIAKLFEIIVDYPDSSPAIEDLKLCLEYTGQHSKLVESFISALRYRLLTAGASTNDILHQYVSTIKALRTIDPAGVFLEAVGEPIRDYLRGRRDTIKCIVTMLTDGTGGNSSASGNPGDSLLEELNRDEEIQENFGIDDDFNTDDRQAWINATRWQPDPVEADPLKGSRNQRKVDILGMIVGIIGSKDQLVHEYRTMLAEKLLNKSDYDIDSEIRTLELLKIHFGESSLQKCEIMLNDLIGSKRVDTNIKATISQLPQTSVEVEDNAISMDKVAATIISSNFWPPIQDEPLNLPEPVDKLLSDYAKRFSEVKTPRKLQWKKSLGTVKLELQFEDREMQFTVAPVLASIIMKFQDQTSWTSKHLAAAIGIPVDVLNRRINFWISKGVIAESSGGDSSDLVYTIMENMAETSRNGGGSGNAQELLGGDEEEDRSVASVENQLRKEMTVYEKFILGMLTNFGSMALDRIHNTLKMFCIADPPYDKSLQQLQSFLSGLVSEEKLELRDGVYFLKK; encoded by the exons ATGGAGGATTCTCACTCATCACTGTTCAACATAGGAATCCTAGATACACTCAGCGAAGACCAACTTCACGAAATCCTCGAAAGCTATACCCTCTTCTGCAACGCCACACAATCTCTTCTCGGCGGTGCTGGCGATCTTTCATACGGTGCTGAATTTGTTTCTCACGTTCACACCCTTTGTAAACATGGTCTAGAGTCACTCGTTCGTGACCATTTTCTCAAAGTCTTAGAG GAAACTTTTGAACGAAATGGGTCATCGAGGTTTTGGCGGCATTTTGTTCCTTATGCTGATTTTGTTTCTTTGAACAAGAATGGTGATGTCAAT ATTGATGAGGATGAGATTGAGAGTGTGCTGTGTAATGCTTTGGAAGAAATCTCTTTGGAGAAACAGTACCAGGAGAAGTGTCTGTTAATTTTGGTCCATGCTTTACAATCTTTCAAGGATCAAACGTCAGAGGAAAGGCATAATTTTGAAGCAGAAAGGAATTACCTTACCTCTAAGTATCAATGGACTGTCTCTTCTGTGCTTATGGCCACACTTCCTCGCGTTTTCCCTG CTATATTGCATTGGTATTTTAAAAGAAGGCTGGAGGAGTTAAGTACAGTCATGGATGGGGAGTTCACTGATGATGTGTCTCAAAATAAGGATGACATGGATTtagatgaaaaaggaaaaatatgcaAAGATGGTGAGATGGATGTTGATGAGTGCTATAGTGACCGTCGATTCTCAGAAAACAGTAAACTGGTGAAGAACATTGGAAAAGTTGTTCTTGATCTCAGAAGTCTTGGATTTACTTCAATGGCTGAAGATGCGTATGCTTCTGCTATATTTTTACTACTAAAG GCAAAAGTATATGATGTAGCGGGAGATGATTTTAGGAGTTCGGTCTTACAATCTATTCAAAGCTGGATACAG GCTGTTCCTCTCCAGTTTCTCCATGCCCTTCTTGTCTATCTTGGTGACTCTGTTAGCTACGAAAGTACTTCATCAGGTCTCAAATCACCTTTAGCCCCAAAATCATCGTCATGCTGTCCCGGAATTGATACTCCCTCTGAAAGTCTTGTCCGATGGAAGTTGCGACTGGAATATTTTGCTTATGAAACACTGCAAGATTTAAGGATAGCCAAATTATTTGAGATAATCGTTGATTATCCCGATAG CTCTCCTGCAATTGAAGACTTAAAACTTTGTCTTGAATACACCGGACAACATTCAAAGCTGGTGGAGTCATTTATTTCTGCACTGCGTTATCGCCTTCTTACTGCAGGCGCATCAACCAATGATATATTACACCAATACGTTTCTACTATTAAAGCCCTAAGGACGATAGATCCTGCTGGTGTTTTCCTTGAGGCAGTTGGTGAACCAATAAGGGATTACTTAAGAGGAAGGAGAGATACAATAAAATGCATAGTGACCATGTTGACAGATGGGACTGGGGGAAATTCAAGTGCATCCGGAAATCCTGGAGATAGCCTTCTTGAAGAGTTGAACAGAGATGAAGAAATTCAAGAGAATTTTggtattgatgatgattttaaCACTGATGATAGGCAAGCATGGATCAATGCCACACG ATGGCAACCTGATCCTGTAGAAGCAGATCCATTGAAGGGAAGCAGAAACCAAAGGAAGGTTGACATACTTGGAATGATTGTTGGCATAATTGGTTCAAAAGATCAATTAGTTCATGAATATCGAACTATGCTTGCTGAGAAACTTCTAAATAAATCTGATTATGATATTGACTCAGAGATACGTACTCTAGAACTCCTTAAG ATACACTTCGGAGAGAGCAGCCTACAAAAATGCGAGATTATGCTCAATGATCTAATTGGCTCAAAGAGAGTCGACACTAACATTAAAGCTACCATAAGTCAGCTACCTCAGACAA GTGTGGAGGTTGAAGACAATGCAATTTCCATGGATAAAGTAGCCGCCACTATCATATCTTCTAATTTCTGGCCTCCGATACAG GATGAGCCCCTTAACCTGCCGGAACCTGTTGACAAGCTTCTCTCCGATTATGCGAAGAGATTTAGTGAAGTCAAAACACCCCGTAAGCTTCAGTGGAAAAAAAGTCTTGGGACTGTCAAG CTGGAGTTGCAGTTTGAAGATAGGGAAATGCAATTCACAGTAGCCCCTGTTCTTGCAtctattattatgaaatttcaAGATCAAACGAG TTGGACCTCTAAACACCTTGCAGCTGCTATTGGGATACCTGTGGATGTGTTAAATAGGAGAATAAATTTTTGGATAAGCAAG GGGGTCATTGCAGAGTCGTCGGGGGGAGATTCCTCTGACCTTGTATACACTATTATGGAAAACATGGCTGAGACAAGTAGGAATGGAGGCGGCAGTGGCAATGCTCAGGAACTTCTTGGAGGTGATGAAGAGGAAGACAGATCTGTGGCCTCGGTAGAAAATCAACTTCGGAAGGAGATGACTGTGTATGAG AAATTTATCTTGGGGATGCTCACAAACTTTGGTAGCATGGCATTAGATCGCATTCACAATACTCTCAAG ATGTTTTGCATTGCTGATCCCCCTTATGACAAATCACTCCAACAACTACAAAGCTTTTTATCTGGTCTAGTCTCTGAGGAAAAGTTAGAACTTCGGGATGGAGTGTACTTTCTAAAGAAGTAG
- the LOC25492960 gene encoding anaphase-promoting complex subunit 2 isoform X2 yields the protein MLYNLSRIKRQRKGIILKQKGITLPLSINGLSLLCLWPHFLAFSLVSILHWYFKRRLEELSTVMDGEFTDDVSQNKDDMDLDEKGKICKDGEMDVDECYSDRRFSENSKLVKNIGKVVLDLRSLGFTSMAEDAYASAIFLLLKAKVYDVAGDDFRSSVLQSIQSWIQAVPLQFLHALLVYLGDSVSYESTSSGLKSPLAPKSSSCCPGIDTPSESLVRWKLRLEYFAYETLQDLRIAKLFEIIVDYPDSSPAIEDLKLCLEYTGQHSKLVESFISALRYRLLTAGASTNDILHQYVSTIKALRTIDPAGVFLEAVGEPIRDYLRGRRDTIKCIVTMLTDGTGGNSSASGNPGDSLLEELNRDEEIQENFGIDDDFNTDDRQAWINATRWQPDPVEADPLKGSRNQRKVDILGMIVGIIGSKDQLVHEYRTMLAEKLLNKSDYDIDSEIRTLELLKIHFGESSLQKCEIMLNDLIGSKRVDTNIKATISQLPQTSVEVEDNAISMDKVAATIISSNFWPPIQDEPLNLPEPVDKLLSDYAKRFSEVKTPRKLQWKKSLGTVKLELQFEDREMQFTVAPVLASIIMKFQDQTSWTSKHLAAAIGIPVDVLNRRINFWISKGVIAESSGGDSSDLVYTIMENMAETSRNGGGSGNAQELLGGDEEEDRSVASVENQLRKEMTVYEKFILGMLTNFGSMALDRIHNTLKMFCIADPPYDKSLQQLQSFLSGLVSEEKLELRDGVYFLKK from the exons ATGCTTTACAATCTTTCAAGGATCAAACGTCAGAGGAAAGGCATAATTTTGAAGCAGAAAGGAATTACCTTACCTCTAAGTATCAATGGACTGTCTCTTCTGTGCTTATGGCCACACTTCCTCGCGTTTTCCCTGGTTT CTATATTGCATTGGTATTTTAAAAGAAGGCTGGAGGAGTTAAGTACAGTCATGGATGGGGAGTTCACTGATGATGTGTCTCAAAATAAGGATGACATGGATTtagatgaaaaaggaaaaatatgcaAAGATGGTGAGATGGATGTTGATGAGTGCTATAGTGACCGTCGATTCTCAGAAAACAGTAAACTGGTGAAGAACATTGGAAAAGTTGTTCTTGATCTCAGAAGTCTTGGATTTACTTCAATGGCTGAAGATGCGTATGCTTCTGCTATATTTTTACTACTAAAG GCAAAAGTATATGATGTAGCGGGAGATGATTTTAGGAGTTCGGTCTTACAATCTATTCAAAGCTGGATACAG GCTGTTCCTCTCCAGTTTCTCCATGCCCTTCTTGTCTATCTTGGTGACTCTGTTAGCTACGAAAGTACTTCATCAGGTCTCAAATCACCTTTAGCCCCAAAATCATCGTCATGCTGTCCCGGAATTGATACTCCCTCTGAAAGTCTTGTCCGATGGAAGTTGCGACTGGAATATTTTGCTTATGAAACACTGCAAGATTTAAGGATAGCCAAATTATTTGAGATAATCGTTGATTATCCCGATAG CTCTCCTGCAATTGAAGACTTAAAACTTTGTCTTGAATACACCGGACAACATTCAAAGCTGGTGGAGTCATTTATTTCTGCACTGCGTTATCGCCTTCTTACTGCAGGCGCATCAACCAATGATATATTACACCAATACGTTTCTACTATTAAAGCCCTAAGGACGATAGATCCTGCTGGTGTTTTCCTTGAGGCAGTTGGTGAACCAATAAGGGATTACTTAAGAGGAAGGAGAGATACAATAAAATGCATAGTGACCATGTTGACAGATGGGACTGGGGGAAATTCAAGTGCATCCGGAAATCCTGGAGATAGCCTTCTTGAAGAGTTGAACAGAGATGAAGAAATTCAAGAGAATTTTggtattgatgatgattttaaCACTGATGATAGGCAAGCATGGATCAATGCCACACG ATGGCAACCTGATCCTGTAGAAGCAGATCCATTGAAGGGAAGCAGAAACCAAAGGAAGGTTGACATACTTGGAATGATTGTTGGCATAATTGGTTCAAAAGATCAATTAGTTCATGAATATCGAACTATGCTTGCTGAGAAACTTCTAAATAAATCTGATTATGATATTGACTCAGAGATACGTACTCTAGAACTCCTTAAG ATACACTTCGGAGAGAGCAGCCTACAAAAATGCGAGATTATGCTCAATGATCTAATTGGCTCAAAGAGAGTCGACACTAACATTAAAGCTACCATAAGTCAGCTACCTCAGACAA GTGTGGAGGTTGAAGACAATGCAATTTCCATGGATAAAGTAGCCGCCACTATCATATCTTCTAATTTCTGGCCTCCGATACAG GATGAGCCCCTTAACCTGCCGGAACCTGTTGACAAGCTTCTCTCCGATTATGCGAAGAGATTTAGTGAAGTCAAAACACCCCGTAAGCTTCAGTGGAAAAAAAGTCTTGGGACTGTCAAG CTGGAGTTGCAGTTTGAAGATAGGGAAATGCAATTCACAGTAGCCCCTGTTCTTGCAtctattattatgaaatttcaAGATCAAACGAG TTGGACCTCTAAACACCTTGCAGCTGCTATTGGGATACCTGTGGATGTGTTAAATAGGAGAATAAATTTTTGGATAAGCAAG GGGGTCATTGCAGAGTCGTCGGGGGGAGATTCCTCTGACCTTGTATACACTATTATGGAAAACATGGCTGAGACAAGTAGGAATGGAGGCGGCAGTGGCAATGCTCAGGAACTTCTTGGAGGTGATGAAGAGGAAGACAGATCTGTGGCCTCGGTAGAAAATCAACTTCGGAAGGAGATGACTGTGTATGAG AAATTTATCTTGGGGATGCTCACAAACTTTGGTAGCATGGCATTAGATCGCATTCACAATACTCTCAAG ATGTTTTGCATTGCTGATCCCCCTTATGACAAATCACTCCAACAACTACAAAGCTTTTTATCTGGTCTAGTCTCTGAGGAAAAGTTAGAACTTCGGGATGGAGTGTACTTTCTAAAGAAGTAG